A genomic stretch from Arachis stenosperma cultivar V10309 chromosome 3, arast.V10309.gnm1.PFL2, whole genome shotgun sequence includes:
- the LOC130968589 gene encoding uncharacterized protein LOC130968589 — translation MDFDEYEYLEKTVEDHDDKDSSKLKKKDSTDRTDRSYRKRDVDDDLDAADDKRTKRSRHDDDDTTGSKRDRDRDRERSSRDRERHRSEREKDRDRDRDGERSSREKEKERDRDKDRERRDRDRDRDRDKERERRDREREKERERREREREKEKEKEREERERSRRSRSRSERDRDREREPDFESRDGRRFRDKKEAAEPEADPERDQRTVFAYQMPLKATERDVYEFFSKAGKVRDVRLIMDRNSRRSKGVGYIEFYDAMSVPMAIALSGQLLLGQPVMVKPSEAEKNLVQSTASTGAAGVAGPYGAMDRKLYVGNLHFNMTESQLREIFEPFGPVEVVQLPLDLETGHCKGFGFVQFAHLEHAKAAQNLNGKLEIAGRTIKVSSVTDHVGSQDTTAKSADLDDDEGGLALNAQSRALLMQKLADRHGLPGSNGVPAVNGAVPIQPTMGLPIGNPGIIPAPALPTQILPTPVAEPVGIPSECLLLKNMFDPSTETEPDFDIDIKEDVEEECSKYGRVKHIYVDKRSAGFVYLRFETVEAASAAQRAMHLRWFARRLISAVFMQPQVYEAKFKGED, via the exons ATGGACTTCGACGAGTACGAATACTTGGAGAAGACAGTGGAGGACCACGACGACAAAGACTCCTCTAAGCTCAAGAAGAAGGACTCCACCGACAGAACAGATAGGTCTTACCGCAAGCGTGACGTTGACGACGATCTCGACGCTGCCGACGACAAGCGCACCAAGCGCTCCAGGCACGACGACGACGACACCACTGGCTCCAAGAGGGACCGTGACCGTGACCGCGAACGGTCCAGCCGTGACAGGGAGCGCCACCGCAGCGAGAGGGAGAAGGATAGGGATAGGGATAGGGACGGGGAGAGGAGcagcagagaaaaagagaaggagaggGATCGGGATAAGGACAGAGAGAGGAGGGACAGAGACAGAGATAGAGATAGGGACAAGGAGAGGGAGAGGAGAGATAGGGAGAGAGAAAAGGAACGCGAGAgaagggagagggagagggagaaggaaaaggagaaagagagagaggagagagagagatccAGGAGGAGCAGGAGTCGTTCcgagagagacagagacagagaAAGAGAACCAGATTTCGAATCTCGCGATGGCCG gAGGTTTAGGGATAAAAAAGAGGCTGCGGAGCCCGAGGCAGACCCAGAAAGGGATCAGAGAACTGTTTTTGCCTATCAG ATGCCCTTAAAAGCAACAGAGAGAGATGTATATGAATTCTTCTCAAAAGCTGGCAAG GTTAGAGATGTTCGTCTGATCATGGATAGAAACTCAAGACGTTCTAAAGGAGTTGG GTacattgaattttatgatgcaATGTCAGTGCCAATGGCAATTGCTCTTTCTGGCCAGCTTCTTCTTGGTCAACCTGTAATGGTGAAACCTTCTGAGGCTGAAAAGAACCTTGTTCAATCTACTGCTTCCACTGGAGCTGCTGGCGTAGCAGGACCATATGGTGCCATGGACAGAAAGCTGTATGTGGGCAATCTTCATTTCAACATGACTGAGAGTCAGCTGCGAGAG aTTTTTGAGCCATTTGGGCCAGTGGAGGTTGTACAACTGCCTCTTGACTTGGAGACAGGACACTGCAAAGGTTTTGGGTTTGTTCAA TTTGCCCATCTTGAACATGCCAAGGCAGCACAGAATTTAAACGGAAAATTGGAGATTGCTGGCAGGACTATCAAG GTTTCATCTGTAACTGATCATGTTGGGAGCCAAGATACAACTGCAAAATCTGCAGatcttgatgatgatgaaggtGGATTG GCTTTAAATGCACAATCAAGAGCATTGCTTATGCAGAAGTTGGCAGACCGCCATGGCCTTCCTGGAAG CAATGGGGTGCCTGCTGTGAATGGGGCTGTTCCTATTCAGCCAACCATGGGTTTGCCTATTGGTAATCCAGGTATAATACCTGCACCTGCTCTCCCAACTCAAATTTTGCCTACTCCAGTGGCAGAACCTGTAGGGATCCCCAGTGAGTGTTTGCTGTTGAAGAATATGTTTGACCCTAGCACCGAG ACTGAGCCAGATTTTGATATAGACATTAAAGAGGATGTAGAAGAAGAGTGTTCTAAATATGGCCGGGTGAAGCATATTTATGTTGACAA AAGAAGTGCGGGTTTTGTATATTTGCGGTTTGAAACGGTGGAAGCAGCAAGCGCTGCACAACGGGCAATGCACTTGAGATGGTTTGCACGCAGATTGATTTCAGCTGTGTTCATG CAACCTCAGGTCTACGAAGCTAAGTTTAAAGGAGAAGACTGA